A genomic region of Runella rosea contains the following coding sequences:
- a CDS encoding DUF748 domain-containing protein, producing MAFGNPFRNKKIRIITIAVGVLMLIRLLLPFFILRYANKSLATMPDYYGHIDDIDLSIYRGAYQINEMYLNKLDEKSKRQTEFFKTQNIELSIEWAPLLKGSLVGQLVFDSPTLIFTKDKTELDDVQKDSNDFRKLLKDFMPLKVNKFEIKNGSIHYINPNSTPKLDVFLTKTYMLAQNLTNADDNSNSLPATVSARAVAYTGEMVLNMKLNPLAEEPTFDLNAEIKNSNLVLLNDFFKVYGHFDVNKGNFGLYTEFAAQDGKFKGYVKPIIKELDVLGPEDRKDAFFQKLWEGLADGVTKVLENPKKDQVATKVAIEGSFENPRTKTIDAIFELLRNAFIRALVPSVDNQISLNSLKDVDKEDKRNLIQKIFNKKEKEQEKK from the coding sequence ATGGCCTTTGGAAATCCTTTCAGAAATAAAAAAATCAGAATAATAACCATTGCCGTCGGCGTTTTAATGCTGATTCGGCTTCTGCTTCCGTTCTTTATTCTTCGTTATGCCAACAAAAGCTTGGCAACCATGCCCGACTACTATGGGCATATTGATGACATTGATTTGTCAATCTACCGAGGAGCGTATCAAATCAACGAAATGTATTTGAATAAGCTTGACGAAAAGTCAAAGCGTCAAACGGAGTTTTTTAAAACCCAGAATATTGAGTTGTCTATTGAATGGGCACCTTTATTGAAAGGGTCGTTGGTTGGTCAGTTGGTGTTTGATTCGCCCACACTGATATTTACCAAAGACAAAACCGAGTTGGATGATGTTCAGAAAGATAGCAATGATTTTCGGAAACTGCTGAAGGACTTCATGCCGCTTAAAGTCAACAAATTTGAGATTAAAAATGGGAGTATTCATTATATAAATCCCAATTCTACGCCCAAATTGGACGTTTTTCTAACGAAGACGTATATGCTGGCCCAAAACTTGACCAACGCGGATGATAATTCCAACAGCCTGCCCGCAACCGTGAGCGCCCGGGCCGTGGCTTACACAGGTGAGATGGTGCTGAATATGAAATTGAACCCTTTGGCCGAAGAGCCAACTTTTGATTTAAACGCCGAAATCAAGAATTCAAATTTGGTATTGCTGAATGATTTTTTCAAGGTGTACGGGCATTTTGACGTCAATAAAGGAAATTTTGGGCTTTATACTGAATTCGCGGCCCAAGACGGGAAATTTAAGGGGTATGTAAAACCCATCATCAAAGAATTGGATGTGCTCGGACCAGAAGATAGAAAGGATGCATTCTTTCAGAAATTGTGGGAAGGACTAGCCGACGGAGTGACCAAAGTGCTGGAAAATCCTAAAAAAGACCAGGTGGCTACCAAAGTAGCCATTGAAGGAAGTTTCGAAAATCCACGCACTAAAACCATTGATGCCATTTTTGAACTGCTCCGGAATGCTTTTATCCGGGCACTCGTACCGAGTGTTGATAATCAAATCAGCTTAAATTCACTAAAAGATGTAGACAAAGAAGATAAGCGGAATCTGATCCAGAAAATCTTTAACAAAAAGGAGAAAGAACAAGAGAAGAAATAA
- a CDS encoding T9SS type A sorting domain-containing protein, with protein MQKTLVGEGGWQRDQTDLSHQPNGAYLLRFEADKRTITRKFMIVK; from the coding sequence ATGCAGAAGACGCTGGTGGGCGAAGGGGGTTGGCAGCGGGACCAAACGGACCTGTCGCATCAGCCCAATGGGGCGTATCTACTGCGTTTTGAGGCAGATAAACGAACCATAACCCGCAAGTTTATGATTGTGAAGTAA
- a CDS encoding DUF2851 family protein gives MSEDFLYFLWQFQYFQKTNLQTVTGEALQILAVGLRNTNAGPDFLNGRVLIDGLEWVGNVEMHLRSSDWHRHTHTHDRAYDSVILHVVWENDAVIARPDGSLVPTLALKPLTSLLLLQKYHSLIDNHEMIPCAGQFEHVPELQKRSMLDRALLQRLQRKAATVHEMLMRNQQDWEETTYQLLAQNFGFKINAEPMLRLAQGLPLKVLQKHRDNRTQLEAMLLGQSGLLSNAQDSDDYSLMLEREYSFLSAKYGLNSHQLRLHEWKFLRLRPANFPTVRLAQLATLIQQQTSFFSLFIHAENVEQLSRLLRVEQSAYWQKHYLFQKEASAKVALLGKSSVENIVINTVIPLLVAYSEARDNRVFLDKAMDFLEQLPTEKNHITEVWAALGQTTKTAFDSQGVIELYTHFCQPKQCLNCTIGTSLLRHT, from the coding sequence ATGTCTGAAGATTTTCTGTATTTTCTGTGGCAATTTCAGTATTTCCAAAAAACCAACCTGCAAACCGTTACGGGCGAGGCACTTCAGATTTTGGCCGTGGGGCTGCGCAATACCAATGCAGGGCCCGATTTTCTGAACGGACGCGTGCTCATCGACGGCTTGGAATGGGTAGGTAACGTCGAAATGCACCTGCGCAGCTCAGATTGGCACCGTCATACCCACACGCACGACCGCGCCTACGACAGCGTTATCCTGCACGTAGTCTGGGAAAACGACGCCGTCATTGCCCGCCCCGATGGTTCATTGGTGCCTACACTCGCACTCAAACCGCTGACGTCTTTGTTGTTACTTCAAAAATACCATTCGCTCATCGACAACCACGAGATGATTCCGTGCGCCGGTCAATTTGAACATGTACCCGAACTCCAAAAACGCTCCATGCTCGACCGCGCCCTCCTCCAACGCCTCCAACGCAAGGCGGCCACCGTGCATGAAATGCTGATGCGAAATCAGCAAGATTGGGAGGAAACCACTTATCAGTTGTTGGCCCAAAACTTTGGCTTTAAAATCAACGCCGAACCGATGCTTAGATTGGCGCAGGGACTACCCCTCAAAGTCTTGCAAAAACACCGCGACAATCGCACACAACTGGAGGCCATGTTGTTGGGCCAATCGGGCTTGCTTTCCAACGCGCAAGATTCGGACGACTATTCTCTGATGTTAGAACGTGAATATAGTTTTTTATCGGCCAAGTACGGCCTTAATTCTCACCAACTCCGCCTGCACGAATGGAAATTTTTACGTTTGCGTCCCGCCAATTTTCCAACGGTGCGCCTTGCCCAATTGGCCACCCTAATTCAACAACAAACAAGCTTTTTTTCGTTGTTCATTCATGCCGAAAACGTTGAACAATTGAGTAGGCTGCTACGCGTTGAGCAATCGGCCTATTGGCAAAAACATTATTTGTTTCAGAAAGAGGCGTCGGCAAAAGTAGCCCTATTAGGCAAATCATCGGTTGAAAATATCGTCATTAATACCGTCATTCCGCTTTTAGTGGCTTATTCGGAAGCCCGCGACAATCGCGTTTTTTTGGATAAAGCGATGGACTTTTTAGAACAACTCCCTACCGAAAAAAACCACATAACGGAGGTCTGGGCAGCGTTGGGGCAAACCACGAAGACAGCGTTTGATTCGCAAGGGGTTATTGAACTTTACACGCATTTTTGCCAACCCAAACAGTGTTTAAATTGCACGATTGGCACATCTCTTTTGCGTCACACCTAA
- a CDS encoding M20/M25/M40 family metallo-hydrolase: MYRQVLSASSVSLLLVALLAFRGDNEFVSSFQKINEDVLKNSRAYETLGNAVSTIGHRLTGSINGAKAEQYAFNLFKKYGYTDVKFQPFEVESWMRDTVTLEVVPNKSDNFRSVPVVALAHSPVQARVNGAIVDVGNGLEEDFEAVKEQIKGNIAMANISLVNGKPGQKNLHRSEKTALAIQYGATAIITVNQVPGNVLLTGTASVTGSLISIPAVNISKESGEEIRNWIKVDTDLHAIVDMRNVSKKIKARNVIATLPGKTDERIIIGGHLDSWDLATGATDNGLGSFTIMDIARAFKALKLKPKRTIDFVLFMGEEQGLLGSRQVVKELVKNKQIDKVKFMMNLDMTNNVQGMNVGGRDELIPFFQAVGEQIKKVDGNFANLVGSRAALHSDHQPFMLEGIPTGAPAGRLAPNVFGCYHADCDNFNLVNREEMTNGVRFSAMLLYALANADALPAKKLDSNKTRDLLVAQGLKKELILGKDWKWNDN; the protein is encoded by the coding sequence ATGTATCGTCAAGTTTTATCTGCTTCTTCAGTAAGCCTTTTGTTGGTCGCTTTGTTGGCTTTCCGAGGCGACAATGAATTCGTTTCTTCCTTCCAAAAAATCAACGAAGATGTCCTTAAAAACAGCCGAGCGTACGAAACTTTAGGCAATGCGGTATCTACCATCGGCCACCGGCTGACGGGCAGTATCAACGGTGCCAAAGCGGAGCAATATGCTTTTAATTTGTTCAAAAAGTACGGTTATACGGATGTAAAATTCCAGCCGTTTGAAGTAGAATCATGGATGCGCGACACCGTTACGCTCGAAGTTGTTCCCAATAAAAGCGATAATTTTCGCAGTGTACCCGTCGTGGCCTTGGCGCACTCGCCCGTGCAGGCGCGGGTCAATGGTGCCATTGTTGATGTTGGCAACGGCCTAGAAGAAGACTTTGAGGCGGTAAAAGAGCAGATAAAGGGCAATATCGCCATGGCAAACATCAGCTTGGTCAACGGAAAGCCCGGCCAAAAAAATCTACACCGCTCCGAAAAAACGGCCTTGGCCATTCAATACGGCGCTACGGCGATTATCACAGTCAATCAAGTTCCAGGCAATGTACTGCTGACGGGAACCGCTTCTGTGACTGGCTCGCTGATTTCCATTCCTGCCGTGAACATTTCTAAAGAAAGCGGCGAAGAAATCAGGAATTGGATAAAAGTAGACACTGATTTGCACGCCATTGTGGACATGCGCAACGTCAGTAAAAAAATCAAAGCCCGCAATGTCATTGCCACCTTGCCCGGAAAAACCGACGAGCGTATCATCATCGGAGGACACCTAGATTCGTGGGACTTGGCCACGGGTGCCACCGATAATGGCCTTGGTTCTTTTACGATTATGGACATCGCCCGTGCCTTTAAAGCCCTTAAATTAAAGCCAAAACGAACCATTGATTTTGTACTTTTCATGGGTGAAGAGCAAGGGTTATTGGGCTCACGTCAGGTGGTGAAAGAGCTCGTAAAAAATAAGCAGATTGACAAGGTAAAATTCATGATGAACCTCGACATGACCAACAATGTACAGGGCATGAACGTAGGGGGGCGCGATGAGCTGATTCCTTTTTTTCAGGCTGTTGGCGAACAAATAAAGAAGGTAGACGGAAACTTTGCCAACTTGGTCGGCAGTCGTGCAGCATTGCATTCAGACCATCAACCCTTCATGTTGGAAGGGATTCCAACGGGCGCACCTGCGGGTCGTTTGGCGCCTAATGTATTCGGCTGCTACCACGCCGACTGCGACAACTTCAACCTCGTCAATCGGGAAGAAATGACCAATGGTGTGCGCTTTTCGGCTATGTTGCTCTACGCCCTCGCCAACGCCGACGCTCTTCCTGCCAAAAAATTAGACAGCAACAAAACCCGCGATTTGCTCGTGGCCCAAGGTCTTAAAAAAGAATTGATTTTGGGAAAAGACTGGAAATGGAACGATAATTAA
- a CDS encoding alpha-2-macroglobulin family protein, translating into MKFVRFSLFTLLFSTLFFTQCGKLNEIRVVGRNFEDEINLAQNLVFTFNKDIVSESELNSWESTKFVEFIPAVAGKFKWTAPNELIFSPASGFEPATEYRAELSKELAKKTIEKRYDVSGEEIEFHTPYLQLTEAETYWTKSRETGKALAKAKLHFNYAVNGGDVGGKLKVKSEEKALSSSITQSQIAEAVTVSLNDAVADKNEQPLELSVEKGLKVPNTAYTSKEDITLSGTIPSATTLEVKEVKTGFENNRGMVRVVTTQELQNVDLSTFYTIQPAVQTKAELTENGFIIRGDFNETDTYVLTLTDQVKGVLGANLEEVVSKDLFFGMMPASIAFANKKAVYLSSKGARNVGVQIVNVPKVQVKIAKIYENNILQYLRNNRYEEYGYLGGDDNWGPTGAYNYQEDDNQSYSDLVVDKTVETDNLPKVKGVSALNLGLPDAPNAFRGIYLVSVQSKDEQYQRANKLVSLSDIGLIAKQGKDELWVFANSIKTAEPLDKLEISLISSNNQTVLTGKTDSKGVVKFEKLSEKAPNFSIAMVVAHSGEAQSRDADFNYLLLEDTQVETSRFEVEGKRDNNSGFEAFIYGDRDIYRPGETIHFNTVVRQQNWKSVGEVPLKIKVLLPNGKELKNYRVSTNGEGAVETSLALDKAAVTGGYSVEVYNANDVLLASKKLNIEEFMPDRIKVDAKTNQEFYRTSQTITLNATALNLFGPPASGRNYEMEFSLKRKAFFAANYKEYIFDMPDNAVKFENVLRQGVTDDNGLAKEAFLLPAEYQDLGVLEGKIYVTVFDETGRPVNRLKRFDVFTQDVFYGVKMADNYVGLNAPVPIGLVAVDKDGKPKATSQAQVEVIRMDYQTVVEKQNDQLRYSSKKREKVVYSNVVNFKNGLAEVRYVPTVSGEYQVRIRRTSGSVGTPTTGYSVINFYAYGWGSTSASSFEVSNEGEVLMEFDKPSYKVGDKATVLFKTPFVGKLLVTVERNKILEHTYLTTDNKSAEFSFSVGSNHLPNVFISATLIRPLDNSNLPLTVAHGFASVKVEDEDTKLPVEIVAVEKSRSKTKQKIRIKTARNAQVTVAVVDEGILQIKNFQTPDIHGFFYQKRALEVSSHDLYPFLFPELSLASTSSVGGDGYDLEKRINPLSNGRVNLVAYWSGQLDAGMDGEAEFEVDIPQFSGDLRIMAVAYKDNGFGSGNKNMKVADPIVISTALPRFLSPDDELIVPVNVTNTEKTAANVQVSLSVNGQLQNLQAKSQTLSIAPEKESRTSFVVKAAQAMGTGSVTVTVNNGKEKFVEKTELTIRPATSLLKTSQSGVIAGGSAGTVDLSGNDFIPSTVSSKLVVSRSPMVQYAKALDYLLGYPHGCIEQTISKAFPQLYFADIAKSIAPKTYVVKSGDSDYNPTFNVQAAIQKIESMQLPSGAVSYWPASTEESAWGTAYATHFLIEAQRAGFEINQSALGRMLDYLTVKTGSPATEYDYTYDEASGYTQVTIASRSSLYSLYALALGGKANRASMNYYKQNQQLLTSDTRYLLAAAFKQIGDERSYVALLPAALAETRSARQLSGSFASPIRNLALTLNTLIETDASNLQIPTLARRLSQALNSTAYLNTQEAAFSFLALGKLAKKNAGSTVTAKLAVGSKQLVAFDGKDLVLQSQIANRKLQINTSGKGSLYWFAQSEGLSATGAYVEEDAGLRVRKQFLSRNGQPLSTFRQNDLVVVKITLTSTDGSPVENVVVTDLLPAAFEIENPRLTEPRDMPWIKAPSIPNHFDIRDDRINYYTTADNTPKTFYYMVRVITKGTFTLGPVSADAMYSGDFRSYSGGGKVKVD; encoded by the coding sequence ATGAAATTCGTTCGTTTTTCCCTTTTTACGCTTCTCTTTTCCACACTCTTCTTTACACAATGTGGAAAACTCAATGAAATTCGGGTGGTGGGGCGAAATTTTGAGGATGAAATTAATCTGGCACAAAACCTGGTCTTTACCTTCAACAAAGACATTGTTTCCGAATCAGAACTGAACAGTTGGGAGTCGACCAAATTTGTGGAGTTCATCCCTGCCGTGGCGGGAAAATTTAAGTGGACTGCACCCAACGAACTGATTTTTTCGCCCGCGAGTGGCTTTGAGCCTGCTACCGAATACCGCGCCGAGCTGAGCAAAGAGCTGGCGAAGAAAACCATCGAAAAACGCTACGATGTATCTGGCGAAGAAATCGAATTTCATACGCCATATCTCCAACTCACCGAAGCCGAAACCTACTGGACTAAATCGCGCGAAACGGGCAAAGCATTGGCCAAAGCCAAGTTGCATTTCAACTACGCCGTCAATGGCGGTGACGTGGGCGGAAAGTTGAAGGTAAAAAGTGAGGAGAAAGCACTTAGCTCTTCCATTACGCAATCGCAAATAGCTGAGGCTGTTACGGTTTCGTTGAACGATGCCGTCGCTGATAAGAACGAACAACCGCTAGAGCTATCGGTCGAAAAAGGGTTGAAAGTGCCCAACACGGCATATACCAGCAAAGAAGATATTACGCTCTCAGGCACGATTCCGTCGGCCACGACCCTCGAAGTAAAAGAGGTAAAAACGGGTTTTGAGAACAACCGTGGCATGGTGCGGGTCGTGACCACGCAGGAACTTCAAAATGTGGATTTGTCGACCTTTTATACAATTCAGCCCGCCGTACAAACCAAGGCCGAGCTGACCGAAAACGGTTTTATCATTCGGGGAGATTTTAACGAAACAGATACCTACGTGTTGACCCTCACCGACCAAGTGAAAGGCGTTTTGGGGGCAAATTTAGAAGAAGTGGTTAGTAAAGACCTGTTCTTTGGCATGATGCCCGCAAGCATTGCATTTGCCAATAAAAAAGCGGTGTATCTTTCTTCCAAAGGCGCGCGCAACGTGGGGGTGCAAATTGTGAACGTGCCTAAAGTTCAGGTAAAAATTGCCAAGATTTATGAAAATAACATTTTACAGTACCTGCGAAATAACCGCTACGAAGAGTACGGATACTTGGGTGGCGACGACAATTGGGGACCTACGGGCGCGTATAACTATCAGGAAGATGACAACCAATCTTACAGCGACCTTGTGGTGGATAAGACCGTTGAGACCGATAACCTCCCCAAAGTAAAAGGCGTTTCGGCGCTCAATCTGGGCTTGCCAGATGCCCCCAATGCCTTTCGCGGTATTTATTTGGTGAGCGTGCAGTCGAAAGATGAGCAATACCAACGCGCCAATAAATTGGTTTCGTTGTCAGATATTGGGTTGATTGCCAAACAGGGAAAGGATGAATTGTGGGTGTTTGCTAATTCTATCAAAACCGCCGAGCCGCTGGATAAGCTAGAAATTAGCCTTATTTCTTCCAATAACCAAACCGTACTGACAGGAAAGACCGACAGCAAAGGCGTGGTTAAGTTTGAAAAATTGTCGGAAAAAGCTCCTAATTTTTCCATTGCGATGGTGGTGGCCCACAGCGGTGAAGCCCAAAGTCGCGATGCCGATTTTAATTATCTCCTTCTGGAAGATACGCAGGTCGAAACGTCTCGCTTTGAAGTGGAAGGTAAGCGCGACAATAATTCGGGTTTTGAAGCTTTTATCTACGGTGACCGGGACATTTATCGTCCTGGCGAAACCATTCATTTCAACACGGTGGTGCGTCAGCAAAACTGGAAAAGTGTAGGGGAGGTGCCGCTGAAGATCAAAGTGCTGTTACCCAACGGCAAAGAGCTCAAAAATTATCGCGTATCCACCAACGGCGAAGGCGCGGTAGAAACGTCTTTGGCGCTCGACAAAGCCGCCGTGACGGGTGGGTACAGCGTGGAAGTATACAACGCAAATGATGTGTTGCTGGCCTCTAAAAAGCTGAATATTGAGGAATTTATGCCCGACCGTATTAAGGTAGACGCCAAAACCAATCAGGAATTTTACCGAACCAGTCAAACCATTACCCTCAACGCGACGGCGCTCAACCTGTTTGGGCCTCCTGCGTCGGGACGTAATTATGAAATGGAGTTTTCGCTCAAACGCAAAGCTTTTTTTGCCGCCAACTACAAAGAGTACATTTTCGATATGCCCGACAACGCCGTTAAGTTTGAAAATGTGCTGCGGCAAGGCGTGACTGATGACAATGGTTTGGCAAAAGAAGCGTTTTTACTTCCCGCCGAGTACCAAGATTTGGGCGTGTTGGAAGGAAAAATTTACGTCACAGTTTTTGACGAAACGGGCCGCCCCGTCAATCGCCTCAAGCGCTTTGATGTGTTTACGCAGGATGTTTTTTACGGGGTAAAAATGGCCGATAACTACGTGGGACTCAATGCGCCCGTACCTATTGGGTTGGTAGCGGTCGATAAAGACGGAAAGCCCAAAGCAACGTCTCAGGCCCAAGTGGAAGTAATACGCATGGATTACCAAACGGTAGTGGAAAAACAAAACGATCAATTGCGTTATTCTTCCAAAAAGCGCGAAAAAGTAGTGTATTCCAACGTCGTGAATTTTAAAAACGGTTTGGCGGAAGTTCGTTACGTGCCAACTGTGTCGGGGGAATATCAAGTGCGGATACGGCGCACGAGTGGGTCGGTGGGGACACCGACCACTGGGTATTCGGTGATCAACTTTTACGCTTATGGTTGGGGAAGTACTTCGGCCTCGTCGTTTGAGGTGAGCAATGAAGGAGAAGTGCTCATGGAATTTGACAAACCAAGCTATAAAGTAGGCGACAAAGCCACGGTTTTGTTCAAAACACCGTTTGTGGGCAAATTATTGGTGACGGTCGAGCGCAATAAAATACTGGAACACACCTATTTAACGACCGATAACAAATCTGCCGAATTCAGTTTCTCCGTGGGCAGCAATCATTTGCCGAATGTTTTTATTTCCGCAACTTTGATTCGACCGTTGGACAACTCTAACCTGCCGCTGACTGTGGCGCACGGGTTTGCGTCGGTCAAGGTCGAAGATGAGGATACGAAACTGCCCGTGGAGATTGTTGCCGTGGAAAAGTCTCGTTCCAAAACCAAGCAAAAGATTCGCATCAAAACGGCCCGCAATGCGCAAGTAACCGTGGCCGTAGTGGATGAAGGAATTTTGCAAATCAAGAATTTTCAAACGCCAGATATTCATGGATTTTTCTATCAAAAACGGGCCTTGGAGGTTAGTAGCCACGATTTGTACCCGTTTTTGTTCCCCGAACTTTCACTGGCTTCCACCAGCAGTGTGGGGGGAGATGGTTATGATTTAGAAAAACGCATCAATCCGCTTTCCAACGGACGGGTTAATTTAGTGGCCTATTGGTCTGGGCAACTGGACGCGGGCATGGACGGTGAAGCCGAATTTGAGGTTGATATTCCCCAATTTTCGGGTGATTTGCGCATCATGGCCGTGGCTTATAAAGACAATGGTTTTGGTTCGGGCAACAAAAACATGAAAGTGGCAGACCCCATCGTGATCAGTACCGCTTTGCCGCGCTTTTTGAGTCCAGATGATGAACTGATTGTGCCCGTCAACGTAACTAATACCGAAAAAACAGCCGCCAACGTGCAGGTAAGCCTGAGTGTGAACGGCCAACTTCAGAATTTGCAAGCCAAAAGTCAAACGCTGAGCATTGCGCCCGAAAAAGAAAGTCGTACTTCATTTGTGGTAAAAGCTGCACAGGCGATGGGTACTGGCAGTGTGACTGTGACGGTCAACAACGGCAAAGAAAAGTTTGTAGAGAAGACCGAATTAACCATACGGCCTGCCACTTCATTGCTGAAAACATCGCAGTCAGGTGTGATAGCAGGTGGTAGTGCAGGAACTGTTGATTTAAGTGGAAATGACTTTATTCCTTCAACGGTCAGCAGTAAATTGGTGGTGAGTCGCTCGCCGATGGTGCAATATGCCAAAGCCTTGGATTATCTGTTGGGATATCCACACGGTTGTATTGAGCAGACAATCTCCAAGGCATTCCCCCAACTGTATTTTGCCGACATCGCCAAGTCGATTGCGCCAAAGACCTACGTGGTTAAAAGCGGAGATAGTGACTATAATCCGACCTTTAATGTACAGGCGGCGATTCAAAAAATAGAAAGTATGCAGTTGCCGAGCGGTGCGGTGAGCTACTGGCCCGCAAGTACCGAAGAGTCTGCTTGGGGAACGGCCTATGCCACCCATTTTCTCATCGAAGCTCAACGCGCAGGATTCGAAATCAATCAATCGGCTTTGGGGCGCATGTTGGATTATTTGACCGTAAAAACAGGCTCACCCGCTACCGAGTATGACTACACCTACGACGAAGCAAGTGGCTATACGCAGGTGACGATTGCGAGCCGTTCGTCGCTGTACTCGCTGTATGCCTTGGCGTTGGGCGGAAAAGCCAACCGCGCCTCGATGAATTATTACAAACAAAATCAGCAGTTGCTGACGTCAGATACGCGCTATCTGCTGGCGGCGGCTTTTAAGCAGATTGGTGATGAGCGCAGTTACGTTGCTTTACTGCCAGCCGCTCTGGCCGAAACCCGCTCAGCGCGCCAATTAAGCGGCAGTTTTGCATCGCCCATTCGGAATTTAGCGTTGACGCTGAATACATTGATTGAAACTGACGCGAGTAACCTGCAAATTCCAACCTTGGCGCGCCGCCTGTCGCAGGCGCTCAATTCGACCGCATACTTAAATACGCAAGAGGCTGCGTTCTCGTTTTTGGCATTAGGCAAACTGGCTAAGAAAAATGCCGGTTCGACGGTAACGGCTAAGTTGGCAGTAGGCAGTAAGCAGTTGGTGGCATTTGATGGGAAAGATTTGGTATTACAATCACAAATCGCCAACCGTAAATTGCAAATCAACACTTCAGGTAAAGGGTCTCTTTACTGGTTTGCGCAAAGTGAAGGTCTGAGTGCTACGGGTGCGTATGTAGAAGAGGATGCTGGTCTGCGGGTACGCAAGCAGTTTTTGAGTCGTAACGGCCAGCCATTGAGTACCTTCCGTCAAAATGATTTAGTGGTGGTGAAAATTACGCTGACGAGTACCGACGGCTCTCCCGTGGAAAATGTGGTGGTAACGGATTTACTTCCTGCCGCCTTTGAAATTGAAAATCCGCGTCTGACGGAGCCGCGCGACATGCCGTGGATTAAAGCACCGAGCATCCCAAATCATTTCGATATTCGCGACGACCGCATCAATTATTATACTACAGCCGATAACACGCCGAAGACGTTTTATTACATGGTGCGTGTGATTACCAAAGGCACATTTACACTCGGTCCCGTTTCGGCCGATGCGATGTATTCGGGAGATTTCAGAAGCTATTCGGGAGGAGGAAAAGTGAAAGTAGATTGA
- the vapB gene encoding type II toxin-antitoxin system VapB family antitoxin: MRGLEFKRINAKSTGNCYHKTTKEFPIYLAACTGDFNAALWASHQYFFDVRIEKFDKFAEKSKEMATDQLLLKEFNKLPASLQQEVLDFVGYLSSKYKTKRSVPKRKAGSMKGLVSYISDDFNAPLEDFKEYM, from the coding sequence GTGAGAGGTTTAGAATTTAAGCGTATTAACGCTAAAAGTACGGGAAATTGTTATCACAAAACAACAAAAGAATTTCCCATTTATTTGGCGGCCTGTACAGGAGATTTTAACGCCGCGTTGTGGGCAAGCCACCAGTATTTTTTTGACGTCAGGATAGAAAAATTTGATAAATTTGCAGAAAAATCAAAAGAGATGGCAACCGACCAATTGTTATTGAAAGAGTTTAACAAACTGCCCGCTTCTTTACAGCAGGAAGTACTAGACTTTGTTGGCTATCTTTCTTCTAAGTATAAAACAAAGCGTTCTGTACCCAAACGTAAAGCCGGCAGTATGAAGGGTTTAGTTTCGTATATTTCAGACGACTTCAATGCTCCCCTGGAGGATTTCAAAGAGTATATGTAA
- a CDS encoding type II toxin-antitoxin system VapC family toxin, producing the protein MYLLDTHTLLWYLEENAQLSPKVKKLIEHRICFVHIASFWEIAIKVSIGKLALTYTIDQMIAQLRKEAITILPISEKAIEVVKTLPLHHRDPFDRLLIAEAITQNYILLSIDIQIDPYPVQRIW; encoded by the coding sequence ATGTATTTATTGGACACGCATACTTTGTTGTGGTATTTGGAAGAAAATGCTCAGTTATCCCCCAAAGTCAAGAAGTTAATAGAACACCGAATTTGCTTCGTTCACATCGCTTCTTTTTGGGAAATAGCCATAAAGGTTTCCATTGGCAAGCTTGCTCTTACATATACCATTGACCAGATGATAGCTCAGTTACGAAAAGAAGCCATTACGATTTTACCAATTTCCGAAAAAGCCATTGAAGTAGTAAAAACCCTGCCGCTCCATCATCGTGACCCATTCGACAGGCTCTTGATTGCAGAGGCCATCACTCAAAACTATATTCTGCTGAGTATTGATATACAAATAGACCCTTATCCTGTT